The following proteins come from a genomic window of Pichia kudriavzevii chromosome 1, complete sequence:
- a CDS encoding uncharacterized protein (PKUD0A00570; similar to Saccharomyces cerevisiae YBR235W; ancestral locus Anc_6.146): MSSPLLINKKYDYGSVHDDEDSMKGKLGTIDGVTLPTILNVLSILMFLRFGFIIGQLGVLGTIIVLVISYTINTLTTMSVSAIATNGTVKGGGAYYMISRSLGVEFGGSIGVIFYIGQILNSSMNVAGVIEPLIYNFNVDDGELGKILPVSYWWNFTYCTIFLSICVVVALIGSNAVSKAGKYLCIVLLFSTLMIPISTLAVSPFETEYGLRYSGPSLDTLRGNLFPKLTKGAAGSEVKGQETFNDLFGIFFPATAGILAGASMSGELKNPSKSIPKGTIQGLVVTFLSYLIVILSMGVSIPRKLLYRDTQILEIVNLSPFIILAGEMSTSIFSIIVGIVGAAQLLQAIAKDEILPGLQIFAENEKLSILVTWIICQLFLFADLNQIAIFITMAFLLTFIITNMACALLKMGSAPNFRPSFKYFSTKSAILGTMLSFITMLIVDSISAIIVFIILILLIIFIHFISPPKSWGDVSQSLIYHQVRKYLLKLRQDNVKYWRPQILLLIDNPRTSWKLITFCNHLKKGGLYILGHVFIIKDFQENIQEFTSMRDNWIKIRDLSKVKAFVQISIAESFNWGVRNIFIGSGLGGMKPNITIIGFYDLSKYRDVIPEWMHIENEGEEFDNQVRVEINSLPTDQRAERSPKVGICEWIETLEDLSLLNSNIGVGKGFSKMVFPSEATSTKELPYIDLYPIQMAQRIQGDEAISTINFDTCTLILQLGAILHTVPTWRRHHRLRVVVFVEDEGDMDEEYKRVRRLLEILRMSEATIKVVSLNGGSLRKYEYISRGDSSGLGEEEVKRINELLEDDPWWQRVIELRKERANNSGCNNDKSNNKSNNSKDSLRYNKTMNNRKSRNFEDIRRIVGPTIRRGRRMTVSDATEMGFSLGRMNFQAGGIQDMESDVESVNVSGNVNAVLKSDASSIISSGKFTAARLPMSRIRRDAEGNDASIMWDDHYGPNEGLDIEGDVSSVADYSYGDVNGDNCGYNYSYSYNYNCGYSNGYNGNNIKVEFASMTRRAQFLVLNELMGQISPSGVTALILTTLPCPAPGTHNSHGECLRYCVDLALWTMDFPPSLLVAAKTVTVTSNL; the protein is encoded by the coding sequence GAGTTTAGGAGTTGAGTTTGGTGGTTCAATAGGCgttatattttatattgGACAAATATTGAACAGTTCGATGAATGTTGCCGGTGTCATAGAGCCACTGATTTATAATTTCAACGTGGATGATGGAGAATTAGGTAAGATTTTACCAGTTTCGTATTGGTGGAATTTTACTTATTGCACAATTTTCTTGAGCATatgtgttgttgttgcattAATCGGATCAAATGCCGTATCCAAAGCAGGAAAATACCTCTGTATAGTGTTACTTTTCTCGACACTCATGATTCCAATATCAACTTTAGCTGTATCCCCATTTGAAACGGAATACGGACTGCGTTATTCGGGACCGTCACTTGACACATTGAGGGGCAatttatttccaaagttgACCAAGGGAGCTGCCGGTTCTGAAGTGAAGGGCCAGGAAACGTTCAACGATTTATTTGGGATTTTTTTCCCAGCAACTGCAGGGATACTAGCAGGCGCATCGATGTCGGGTGAGTTGAAGAACCCATCCAAGTCGATTCCTAAAGGTACAATCCAAGGGTTAGTCGTTACGTTTTTGTCGTATTTGATTGTCATTTTGAGCATGGGTGTTAGCATTCCTAGGAAATTGTTATACAGAGATACGCAAATCTTAGAAATTGTGAACTTATCACCATTCATCATTTTGGCAGGGGAGATGTCAACCagtatattttcaattattgTTGGAATTGTTGGGGCAGCGCAGTTGCTACAAGCCATTGCAAAAGATGAGATATTACCAGGACTACAGATATTTGCTGAGAATGAAAAACTGAGTATATTGGTTACGTGGATAATCTGTCAGTTATTTCTATTTGCAGACTTGAATCAGATTGCGATATTTATTACAATGGCATTTCTTTTAACGTTTATCATTACCAACATGGCATGTgcattgttgaagatgggATCGGCGCCCAATTTCCGGCCTAGTTTCAAATACTTCTCAACGAAGAGTGCTATATTGGGAACAATGTTAAGTTTTATCACTATGTTAATAGTTGACAGTATAAGTGCAATaattgttttcattataCTGATATTGCTTATAATATTTATACATTTCATCAGTCCGCCGAAATCATGGGGGGATGTCTCGCAATCGTTGATTTATCACCAAGTGAGAAAATATTTACTCAAGTTGAGGCAAGACAATGTCAAGTATTGGAGGCCTCAGATCTTACTACTGATAGACAATCCACGCACCAGTTGGAAGTTGATTACCTTTTGTaaccatttgaagaagggAGGGTTGTATATCTTGGGGCATGTTTTTATCATTAAGGATTTCCAAGAGAATATTCAGGAGTTCACCAGTATGAGGGACAACTGGATCAAGATTCGAGATTTGAGTAAGGTGAAGGCGTTTGTACAAATCTCCATAGCGGAGAGCTTCAACTGGGGGGTTCGGaacattttcattggaaGTGGGTTAGGAGGAATGAAGCCCAACATCACGATCATTGGGTTCTATGATCTAAGCAAGTACCGAGATGTGATACCCGAGTGGATGCACATTGAGAATGAGGGGGAGGAGTTTGACAATCAAGTACGagttgaaatcaacagtCTCCCCACTGACCAAAGGGCGGAGAGGTCGCCGAAGGTTGGAATTTGTGAGTGGATAGAGACATTGGAGGATTTAAGTTTACTCAATTCAAATATTGGAGTAGGAAAAGGGTTTTCTAAGATGGTTTTCCCCTCAGAGGCGACTTCCACAAAGGAGTTGCCCTATATTGATCTATATCCTATACAAATGGCGCAACGAATTCAGGGAGATGAGGCCATCAGCACAATCAACTTCGACACGTGTACGTTGATATTACAGTTGGGAGCGATTTTACACACGGTTCCTACGTGGCGGCGACACCATCGGTTAAGGGTTGTTGTTTTCGTGGAAGATGAGGGAGATATGGATGAGGAGTACAAGAGGGTGAGGCGGTTATTAGAGATTCTCCGGATGAGTGAAGCTACAATCAAGGTAGTGTCATTGAATGGGGGGTCATTACGGAAATACGAGTATATATCCAGGGGGGACAGTAGTGGGTTAGGTGAGGAGGAGGTGAAACGGATCAACGAGCTATTGGAAGATGATCCATGGTGGCAGCGGGTCATTGAGTTGCGAAAGGAGAGAGCCAACAATAGTGGCTGCAATAACGACAAgagcaacaacaagagTAACAACAGCAAAGATTCTCTACGGTACAACAAAACAATGAATAACCGCAAGAGTAGGaactttgaagatattcGAAGGATTGTAGGTCCTACAATACGTCGAGGACGGCGGATGACAGTTAGTGATGCTACAGAGATGGGGTTTTCATTAGGTCGAATGAATTTCCAGGCTGGCGGAATACAAGATATGGAGAGTGATGTGGAGAGTGTCAATGTAAGTGGCAATGTCAATGCTGTTCTAAAGAGTGATGCCAGTAGTATAATAAGCAGTGGGAAATTCACTGCTGCTCGACTGCCCATGTCAAGAATACGGCGAGATGCTGAGGGGAATGATGCGTCTATTATGTGGGACGATCACTATGGTCCTAACGAAGGTTTAGATATTGAAGGAGATGTTAGTTCGGTAGCTGACTACAGCTATGGCGACGTCAACGGCGACAACTGTGGCTATAACTACAGCTATAGCTACAACTACAACTGTGGCTATAGTAATGGCTATAATGGCAATAACATCAAGGTTGAGTTTGCATCAATGACGCGCCGGGCACAGTTTCTCGTTTTGAACGAACTCATGGGACAAATCAGCCCTAGTGGTGTTACTGCTCTTATATTGACGACTCTCCCCTGTCCAGCACCGGGTACACATAATTCCCATGGAGAATGTCTTAGATACTGTGTTGATTTGGCACTTTGGACAATGGATTTCCCACCGAGTTTACTTGTAGCTGCCAAAACCGTTACAGTGACGAGCAACTTGTGA
- a CDS encoding uncharacterized protein (PKUD0A00560; similar to Saccharomyces cerevisiae YGL096W (TOS8) and YPL177C (CUP9); ancestral locus Anc_6.170), translated as MHAFQYPTTSSTVSPAPVPALAAPSSSSRTSLAHMGIGATPSSMSSMSSSPASSKSFSAIQSGPSNDLLKYSHSKRNSNSNLGMHSQPHLGIHQQPHLHSYASYPYSSYQSHTQLPPLQRLPSITSILSESPNRSGSVSSIESFLKSGATNTTINTNINTPVNINTAANAGTCINSNTNGLLGSSLDTLSNLATNSISSLTSSSSSSCISRPSPTGESSSLGLLHRNSLSNSHYLAMRPYQTDSRQRNISSPSLINYSSSSSSSSPSSLPSSVTPLSTLSSSGPKMKKKRSNLPKQATAVLLTWLVDNINHPYPNSKEKVELMRKTGLTPQQLSNWFINARRRKIQMLKEKSSSI; from the coding sequence ATGCACGCCTTCCAGTATCCAACTACATCCTCAACTGTGTCGCCGGCACCGGTGCCGGCACTGGCCgcaccatcatcatcatcaagaACGTCTCTTGCCCATATGGGAATAGGCGCTACTCCCAGTTCAATGTCGTCAATGTCGTCGTCGCCAGCATCTTCAAAGTCATTCTCGGCCATCCAGTCTGGTCCTAGTAACGACTTGTTGAAATACTCACATTCAAAGAGGaactcaaattcaaatttgggCATGCACTCTCAGCCACACTTGGGCATACACCAACAGCCACATTTACACTCATACGCTTCGTATCCATACTCGTCCTATCAGAGTCACACCCAGCTCCCACCTCTTCAGAGACTCCCCTCTATAACCTCAATATTGTCAGAGTCTCCCAACAGATCGGGCAGCGTTTCCTCAATTGAATCCTTCCTCAAATCAGGTGCTACTAATACCACCATCAACACAAATATAAATACACCGGTAAATATAAACACAGCGGCAAATGCAGGAACATGCATAAATTCCAATACAAACGGCCTGTTAGGATCCTCCCTGGATACACTCTCCAATCTCGCAACAAACTCAATCTCTTCATTGActtcgtcatcttcatcttcttgtATTTCTAGACCTTCTCCTACAGGAGAATCCTCTTCATTGGGGTTGCTACATAGAAATTCCTTGTCAAACTCACACTACCTCGCTATGCGACCTTACCAAACAGACTCACGCCAGAGGAACATCTCATCGCCATCTCTGATCAACTACTCCTCATCCTCCTCATCCTCATCCCCCTCCTCTCTACCTTCCTCAGTCACCCCTTTGTCAACGCTCTCCTCATCAGGCccaaagatgaaaaagaagagatcAAACCTACCTAAACAGGCCACTGCCGTACTACTCACTTGGCTGGTGGATAATATCAACCACCCATACCCAAACTCAAAGGAAAAGGTGGAGCTCATGCGTAAGACTGGTCTTACTCCACAGCAGCTCTCAAATTGGTTCATTAACGCTAGACGTCgcaaaattcaaatgttgaaggaaaaatcaTCCTCCATTTGA